The Aspergillus flavus chromosome 2, complete sequence region AGAATCGGGCAAGAGGGCTTAGAGTGTCGCGCATTGGAGGGACGTGAGAGAGTCGGAAAAGCTTTGGTTCTCTAGATTTTGGGTTGGTGTGATTTAAGGTCCGTAGGGCTCAAAATTAGGGCATATTCTTACGTCTGACGAGAGTTGTGCCAGACAATTTTTAACGCTCTTCCTGGCTCTGATGCAGCATcatgtttatttttttatctgCTTTGAAGAGCTAATTTGAACGCTTGTAAACCTTGGGCAATCACTGTACACAgccgatgaagacgatgaccTCAAAGACTGGCCACaagataattaatttacCACAAAAATAAGCCTCGAAGGTCAGGCAGATGAGATCGAGGTCCTCAAGTGCTGTGTTGTGCGACCCTGGTGTGTTTGGCGGATTTTGCAATTTCTCGATAATATCCCACCGTAGAAGGACGCCGCTAGGTCACCAATAGACATACCATGATGGTTGCTTGATTTTTCCTCGCGAATCAGGCAGGTAGCGTTTCGACTCCATTTAGACAGTCAAAGAACTCTCGCAAATGCGCAGCATATAGGTGCCAGTTACTTTGAGCCGGAAAGTGCCCTCCGAAGGCATGTCGCATGAAATAAACAAGGTTGGTTGCCTGACGCTCGGCCCATGATCGAGGCTGTGAGTCAAGATGTTAATTTCAAGGTCAATGACAGGAGGCTGTCCTCTCGGAGTATCTCTTACCGCTAAAGGGAATGAAGCAAGTTCAGGGAAAGGCCCATGTTGGTTGCCCCATTGGACCAAGCCCGTTGGCACCTTATATGAGGGAAAGTCGACTCCCCCGCTCGTAGGCTATCATCGATCAAAAGACATCAGCAACTACTTATTCCAACTTTTTGAACCGCTGGTGGTATGTCCAAGGCTTACAATCAGCGTTTCCAGGTAGGATCGCATCGCACCGTAAGGCGCCTGTATCCACAACGTGAATGCTTCCGTAATGAGTTCCTCCATTGTATACTGGTATCCATCGCTGCCGGCGTATTTCAGGTCCCATAGCCAGCCGGCAAACCCAACGGGACTGTCACCCATTGAGAGACTCAAGGCCAATGGCTTCTGAGCCTGCACGGCAGAATACACAGAGTGGTCTGATTCAAACGCAGTGAAGGATCCAAGGTATGCATTCTCTTCTGGTGTCGTCTGATTCCCAGAATACCGATCGATGTCGTCTTGCGTTGGCGGCACGAGCATAAAGTCTAAGAAGTGTCCGATGATGCTATCAGGCACGTCTGACATCATCCAGCTGGAAACGAAGTATCCAACATCCGTGCCCACCACACCATAAGTTCCATAACCAAGCTCTTTCATGAGCACATCATAAGCGGCACCCATGGTTCGAGCATCCATTCCACTCTCCGTAGGTGCCGGGCTGAAACCATAACCAGGGAGGTCAGGGGTGACAAGGTGGAAAAATTGAGCGAGAGGATCAATGATCTTGTCCCATTCCAGATGAGTCGATGACCAGCCGTGgagaagtagaagagggaTGGCACTATCATTCATAGAACGGTGGTGCACAAAATGAATGGGGATATCGCCAGTATAACCTGCTGCACCAGGAATCACAACCGAGAAGTGATCACGCTTGTTCATACGGTCTTCTACTTCCGACCAGTTATAGTGTTCGGCCCAGAATGTTGATAGCTCAGCCATGGATGCCGCTGGGGGGCCTTCTTTGGTCCATTCATCGGAGATACCGTAAGAGGGGCGATAAGAGGCAGCCCGGCTTTTGGCGAAATCCACCAGTTCCGAATCCACGCGGATATTGAATCTTGTTGGAGTCTGAGAGAATGGGAAATCAAAAGGCAGGCCCCTTTCCGCCGCCGACAGCCCAACGGCGACGGATAACCCGAAGAGCAGATGCAACAACATGTTCTTGTGATTTGATACCAAATGGAAAGGTAGAAAGTAAGGCAAAGACCTGAAGATGTTGTTCAGGGCAGGCAAACATACTTTACATATTACATGTGTTCTATTCTCGCGGCGGAGTTCCGGAGTTGCTACGATGAGAATATTGCATGGCGCCAAGCCTGTGGGCGCAACATCGACCCTTTAGTGGGATAGTATATTCCTCTGCTGGCTTAAAGTCCTAATCTCCTGAACTATATCTCGCTCTGCTGCTTGAGAGCCGAGTCGGGCTGGCACCCGATATGGCTGAACCAATCCATGTTTGCCACGTCGCCAATCATAACGAAGCTAAAATATCCAACGGGAGTACTGTACATTCCATAGCATGATTGTGTGTGAGTGGATTCCTACAAGCACGTTTAACCTTTCCAATGTCAAGCGGCACAGCGCAGGCTCTCACGTGAGtgttacttttttttttttggctgCTTATCCTCGAACGGTAATTGTTCTAAAcaaaaaactaaaaaaaaaataagagaAGAAATCTATTAACTGATATACCAGCCTCGCAGGCAGTTGATCGTATTGCTACACAATTTGAGGCGTATGACAACAAGGCATCCGATTGGAGAGAGCTTTATTCTCTGAGCATACAACGCGGAAAGGCCGCACCATCCCCCTGTATCCTCTGCTATTAAGACATCAAGCATAGTCTCACGATTGACTAGACTCGCGATGAGCGCAATGTCTAGTGAGGTCTATATTGGAGCCTCCTACTGATATACTATCATGACCACCAGATCAATCCGCCATCAAACGTGCCAAAGCCTCAGGAGTATCATACTTCTTCAGTAAGGCTTCCTTCATCTGCTCAATTGCCTCCgacctctccttcctcacaTTAATCAACATCTCACCAACCTTCCAGAGGGGGTGCGCGTCCGTCAAGTCCATTAACACCGCTAGAAaaacatcatcctcctcaaGCTGGTCCAACTCCCCATCTCTCTTTAACCCATCAAGTACCTTCAACATATTCTCGAACCCGATATCTCCTGGCTCTAGGGTACATTTGAACGTACTGGTCTCATTCCCTACTATGAACTGATGGTACCAGCCTAGTGGTACGGTCATAGGCTTTCCTGGCTCCAGTGGCGTGAGAGTCGACTTGAAGGCTAGTTCAGAGGTGTCAGCTGGTCCAGTATGGACGGATACGGAGCCATTGATGAGCTCGAACGTCTCCGAAAAGCGGCTGTGGTAGTGAGGAGGAACGGAGGTGCCGGGGGTGGTCGTTTCAATAATAACCGTACGGGCATTATTATTGTGAGAGGCAGACTCGACGATACGGTACTCCCGTTGGTCCCAGCGACGTTCCGCAGGCATCCTGTTCACATATGGAGGCGATTGTAAGCAAGGTAAAAAGGTGATCCCAAATAAGGTAGATATGTGATTTCACAGGCAAGAGAAGAATCTGAACACGCGGGGAATAAGGGTTAAATACCTATTAGTCTCTGAACTCCAATAACCTCCCAATCAGTCCCCCCCGCTCTATCTCCTCGTATATGCAGGCATCAGAGTGAATTCATACAAGGTTCCATGCACGGAGGCTGCATAGGAGTCATGATCATGATCCAACGTAATAAAAGGGAAGCAATCAGATTGTTCTCTGTCGGGATTGCTGTAGGCTGTATTATGGTTGTCACTCATCACAGGTGGGTCCGGCCGTTGTTGTGTGGTGGGCGATGGCGGAATAGGTAAGATGCAGCGCTCGTATACTTACATGTAAGCAGCCTCTCTCGAACTCAATAGATGAATATTTGAGCTAGTCCTGCACAGCCTACCACGACCCTACATACGGCGCGATTGAGTGTGTGAGACTGCGTTTTATCACATCCTCTTCGCTAACGCCAAGCTTGTGGTGGCTGAAGGATGGGTGGTCTAACTTACGAAGACCAATGGGCGTGCCGCCCTCAGCGGTAGTCCTTTCGTTCAAAAAAGTATGTAATTGATAAGCGACTCGCCGGCTAATTGGCGACTAGTAATGATGTCCCGGAAACCTTCGATTTGGTTGTGTGGCGGCATCCTAAAGGTAGGGTGTATCCGAGGCTGGCTGATAGATTTGTCAGTGGGCTTTACAAATCGCCCCGACAAACTCACTacaagtatataaattaaataaataaataatattatatagccTTCGCCCAAAGGCTTACAAGTATATAAGGTTAGCAGGTGTTGTTGGcgaatcttcttctcctatATCAAACCATCACAACAACCTTCATGCGAACAAACGTGCCTCTCTACTAGATACTCAGGAATCAGTCGCTAAGCCACCAGATCCTTTCAAGTTGCTACCGACACACATTCCCCATCTCTTATCCTCGAAATCGCTTCTGCCATGgcttccaccaccaacgTCCTCATCTCCGGTGCCAGCCGAGGTATGTgttatactactagtattattcCTCAGACACAGGGCTTTTCACCCTGACATAATTTTGGCAGGACTCGGAAAGGCTTTCGTCGAACAGTATCTCGCCCGGCCAAACCACACTGTCATCGGTACGGTCCGCGACGTCAAGAGCGCTGCCGCTGAGGAGCTGCGAGCGCTGCCTGCGGCCGAGGGCAGCAAGGTCGTACTGGTCAAGGTTGAATACACTTCGACGACTGACGCCGTGGACGCTGTCAAGGAGCTCGAGGCACAGGGTATCACCAAGCTCGATATCGTCATCGCCAACGCCGGCATCGCTGGCCAGCAAGGGCGTATTGAGACCATCGACCCCAAGGGCCTCGCAGAGGTCTACCTGGTCAATGCTGTTGGCCCGGCCGTGCTCTTCCTGGCGCTGAAGCCGCTCCTCGACAGGGCTCAGACGCCCAAGTGGTTAGCCATAAGCTCCGGTCTCGCGTCGCTCCACGATCTGCACAAGTACCCCATGTTCCCGGGGTTCCCGTACAACGGGTCCAAGGCGGCGTTGAACCACTTCACCAAGACCATCCACGTTGAGAGTCCTAAGATTATCGCCTTTGCCGTTGCTCCTGGGTACGTACCTACGCCAATGAGGCAGATGAAGGCCGTTACTATGAGCCTGTTGATAACTAATTGGGTGTGTTTGTCTTACATAGGTTCTTTGAGACCGACATGGGACGCAAGACTGCCGCATTTTTCAACTTTGAGAACCCGCCCTTTTCGGACATCAACACGAACATTAAGAGCATTATCGGGCTGGTAAGCATTTTCCCAGCGGTCTACCCTTTTATCGATGCTATGTCGCAGTCGTCAGCAGTGGGCTAACCGTTGTTGCCAAGCTGGATAATGCGACTCGGGAGAACTATTCTGGGCAGTTTCTCAATTTCGATGGACAGCTCATTGAGTGGTGAGAGGCCAGTCTGAAGGACTAGTATGCTAATAGTCCTTATCTACTGTTCTTAGGCATTTCAGATAACTAAAATCTCTCTGTCGgttgtcttttcttgtgaAGTACTGAAAAATGGTAGGACAATTCGTCATTGAAAACAGTCTAGTAGATAGATTAGCAAGAACACTCATCTtaagagaaggaaaagaagctaCCTATACGTATTAAAGGCTTTATATGTTCCAATACCCAGCAAAAGGGTATATGTAGAACTAATATAGTCCAAAGGAATACCCCTTCGGCCTTTGTGACAATACCCTGCAGAAGATACCAGCTGTCACTGTGCTCTTCCAATTCCTGCCAGTAGCCCTAACCTGCTGGCAGAATAGACTCCTAAGAAGCAGCCGGGTCAGGTGGCCGGCGAGAAAACAGCAATCATGATCTGCGACAGTTTACTGGTAAAGATGGCTCGGATTTGCAAAATAAAGGCATTAGCGGCTAGATCTATCATGAGGCTATTCAATTTCATGCGTTTCAATAGGCCCAGTTGTCTGTGTGCCGTTAAGCTGATCTTCAAGTTGCCGACGAGCATGGCTTCCCGTAAGCCTCTGCAAGTAGAGAACtggtacatacgaccatagggtgtggagaacagggcttcccgtccgctcagccgtacttaagccacacgccgggaggttagtagttgggtgggtgaccaccagcgaatccctcctgttgtatgtttttgtcctttttctttttccattgCTGTTAATTTGTTTCATCCAAATCAAAGCAAGTCATCTTGCTCTTCAATGGACCTAAAACACTAAAATCTGGATTATAGGGATCATGGAGCTTTACGTCCCATTTAACGCGTAGAACGTATCTCTCACTTGATCTACAGATACATTACCCAGCTTAGGCATGTCGGTAACACCGGGCAGCTTTTGGAGTACTAAACGATAGATAGTATCCCCAGATTAAATCGTACCGGGCCTCCCTATTGCTCTGCCAACCCACTGTCCTTTATGCTCCTACCTTCCCACAAAGCTGCTCTGTTCATTCTCACCAATGAACAGACAGCGGCTATGGTTGAAAATCAGGGACCGAGGACCTACACGGGAAAGGAATGCGTTGTTTGGTGGGGGGTTGGGGGTTGGATAGGAACCAAGAGTGAGGTCAGGAGGGACAACAGTCGATCAGGAGACCGCTACGCGAGAGCACAAGTTCCTTTGATAGAGGGGAATGATATAATCCAAACTCAAAATACCTTCTGGAGTAGACATCTAGTCGTCTATTCAGTGGCCATATAGTTCACATCAGATACTACTTTCTCCTGGGATTGATAAGGCAGAGCCTTTACTAGACAGatctagatatttttaataaagtctACGCCGCAGACACACGTCGGGACCAAGCCAATTGCCATTAAGCTCTAAAACCGCTTCTAATATATTGTTCTGAGGCTTTGCCAGTCTGGCACATGTGTTACCATGAGATATCAAGTATATCACAGTGCATATATCTACACCATACCCTTCCCCTGGCTATATATGCGATACTAGTGCTTCTAGTTTTGCTATGAAGAGCTAGAAAGTACCAGCTGATCATATAACGGCTTATAAAGCTCACATCTCCTATCCATGATCGTAGAATCAACTGCAACCAAAGCTTTCTTTCCCACATCACTCATCCCAGCCTTAACTCCATCGCCAAATACCCCAATCATAGGCCCCTTACCCCATCCGGGACCTTGGCTTGGATCCTTCGCAAAGTCTGCCCACGCCTTCTGGATGGCCTGGCTTACCTCATGCTCAAACTGAGTGGCATTTTCCTTTGGATAAGTACCAAACACGAACTCAATTTCGGCAGCATGAAACGCCCCGCTTCCCGGGAAGGCCTCGTTGTTCGGGAAGCTGGCGTTGAAAAAGTACCTATATGAAGGAATACCGATTTTGGAGCTGTCATCGGCGAGGACCTTGGAGGGACAATGCATGAGCAGATCGGTAGCGATGAG contains the following coding sequences:
- a CDS encoding short-chain dehydrogenase, whose amino-acid sequence is MASTTNVLISGASRGLGKAFVEQYLARPNHTVIGTVRDVKSAAAEELRALPAAEGSKVVLVKVEYTSTTDAVDAVKELEAQGITKLDIVIANAGIAGQQGRIETIDPKGLAEVYLVNAVGPAVLFLALKPLLDRAQTPKWLAISSGLASLHDLHKYPMFPGFPYNGSKAALNHFTKTIHVESPKIIAFAVAPGFFETDMGRKTAAFFNFENPPFSDINTNIKSIIGLLDNATRENYSGQFLNFDGQLIEW
- a CDS encoding putative epoxide hydrolase, giving the protein MLLHLLFGLSVAVGLSAAERGLPFDFPFSQTPTRFNIRVDSELVDFAKSRAASYRPSYGISDEWTKEGPPAASMAELSTFWAEHYNWSEVEDRMNKRDHFSVVIPGAAGYTGDIPIHFVHHRSMNDSAIPLLLLHGWSSTHLEWDKIIDPLAQFFHLVTPDLPGYGFSPAPTESGMDARTMGAAYDVLMKELGYGTYGVVGTDVGYFVSSWMMSDVPDSIIGHFLDFMLVPPTQDDIDRYSGNQTTPEENAYLGSFTAFESDHSVYSAVQAQKPLALSLSMGDSPVGFAGWLWDLKYAGSDGYQYTMEELITEAFTLWIQAPYGAMRSYLETLIPTSGGVDFPSYKVPTGLVQWGNQHGPFPELASFPLAPRSWAERQATNLVYFMRHAFGGHFPAQSNWHLYAAHLREFFDCLNGVETLPA